One genomic region from Streptomyces sp. Li-HN-5-11 encodes:
- a CDS encoding bile acid:sodium symporter family protein, producing the protein MPIDPYILLLLGTVGLAALLPARGTAADVASGASTAAIAFLFFLYGARLSTGEALEGLKHWRLHVTVLACTFLIFPLLGIAARGLVPALLTQPLYQGLLFLTLVPSTIQSSIAFTSIARGNVPAAICAGSFSSLVGIVLTPLLAAALLGGGGGGFSAHSLVTIVLQLLVPFLVGQLLRPWIGGFVARHKKVLGLADRGSILLVVYTAFSEGMVRGIWHQVSPVRLGGLLAVEAVLLGVMLTLTWYGTRALRFGREDRIAIQFAGSKKSLASGLPMASVLFGAHASLAVLPLMLFHQMQLMVCAVIAKRRAHDAGVHDDRERAASPEPSAASSRTAVGTAARPR; encoded by the coding sequence ATGCCGATCGACCCCTACATCCTGCTGCTGCTCGGGACGGTGGGCCTGGCCGCTCTCCTCCCGGCCCGCGGCACGGCCGCCGACGTGGCCTCCGGCGCGTCCACCGCCGCGATCGCCTTCCTGTTCTTCCTGTACGGAGCCCGGCTGTCGACCGGCGAGGCGCTGGAGGGGCTCAAGCACTGGCGTCTTCACGTCACGGTCCTGGCCTGTACCTTCCTGATCTTCCCGCTGCTCGGGATCGCCGCCCGCGGCCTGGTTCCGGCGCTGCTCACCCAGCCGCTCTACCAGGGCCTGCTCTTCCTCACCCTCGTTCCGTCGACCATCCAGTCGTCCATCGCCTTCACCTCCATCGCCCGCGGCAACGTGCCCGCCGCCATCTGCGCCGGGTCCTTCTCCTCGCTCGTCGGCATCGTCCTCACCCCGTTGCTCGCCGCGGCGCTCCTCGGGGGCGGTGGCGGCGGCTTCTCCGCCCACTCGCTGGTCACGATCGTGCTGCAGTTGCTCGTGCCGTTCCTCGTCGGTCAGCTGCTGCGCCCCTGGATCGGCGGCTTCGTCGCCCGGCACAAGAAGGTCCTCGGGCTGGCCGACCGCGGCTCGATCCTCCTCGTCGTCTACACCGCGTTCAGCGAGGGCATGGTGCGCGGGATATGGCACCAGGTGAGCCCGGTACGGCTCGGCGGGCTGCTCGCGGTGGAGGCCGTGCTGCTCGGTGTGATGCTCACCCTGACCTGGTACGGCACCAGGGCGCTGCGCTTCGGCCGGGAGGACCGCATCGCCATCCAGTTCGCCGGTTCCAAGAAGTCCCTGGCCTCCGGGCTGCCGATGGCGAGCGTACTGTTCGGCGCCCACGCCTCCCTCGCCGTGCTGCCGCTGATGCTCTTCCACCAGATGCAGCTCATGGTGTGCGCGGTGATCGCCAAGCGCCGGGCGCACGACGCCGGCGTGCATGATGACCGGGAGCGGGCCGCCTCGCCGGAGCCGTCGGCCGCTTCGTCGCGCACCGCGGTCGGTACGGCGGCACGACCCCGTTGA
- a CDS encoding LysR substrate-binding domain-containing protein has translation MYDPAQLRTFLTVAQTLSFTQAARRLGLRQSTVSQHVRRLEDATGRLLFTRDTHSVELTEDGEAMLGFARRILEVHEQAAAFFTGTRVRGRLRFGASEDFVLTRLPEILEGFRYEHPEVDLELTVELSGTLHEQLAAGKLDLVLAKRRPQDPRGAPVWHDRLVWIGAERLRLDPDRPVPLIVYPPPGITRALALEALERQGRPWRIACTSGSLNGLIAAARAGLGVMAHSRGLIPPGLVRIPERAGLPELGQVDFVLVHGRRRPSAQPAADALAAAILAGGDRLHRR, from the coding sequence GTGTACGACCCAGCCCAGCTGCGCACCTTCCTGACCGTGGCCCAGACCCTCAGTTTCACGCAGGCGGCACGGCGGCTCGGGCTGCGCCAGTCGACCGTCAGCCAGCACGTGCGGCGCCTGGAGGACGCCACCGGCCGGCTGCTGTTCACCCGGGACACACACTCCGTGGAACTGACCGAGGACGGCGAGGCCATGCTCGGCTTCGCGCGCCGGATCCTCGAGGTGCACGAACAGGCGGCCGCGTTCTTCACCGGTACGCGGGTGCGCGGACGGCTGCGGTTCGGCGCGTCGGAGGACTTCGTGCTGACCCGACTTCCGGAGATCCTGGAGGGCTTCCGCTACGAGCACCCCGAGGTCGACCTCGAACTGACGGTGGAGCTGTCGGGCACGCTCCACGAGCAGCTGGCCGCCGGGAAGCTCGATCTGGTGCTGGCCAAGCGGCGTCCCCAGGACCCGCGCGGCGCACCGGTCTGGCACGACCGGCTGGTGTGGATCGGCGCGGAGCGACTGCGTCTGGACCCCGACCGTCCGGTGCCGCTGATCGTCTACCCGCCCCCCGGTATCACCCGCGCGCTCGCCCTCGAGGCCCTGGAGCGGCAGGGGCGGCCGTGGCGCATCGCCTGCACCAGCGGCAGCCTCAACGGGCTGATCGCCGCCGCCCGCGCGGGCCTCGGCGTGATGGCGCACTCGCGGGGCCTGATCCCGCCGGGCCTGGTGCGGATACCTGAGCGTGCGGGGCTGCCGGAGCTCGGACAGGTCGACTTCGTCCTCGTGCACGGCCGGCGCCGCCCCTCCGCCCAGCCCGCCGCCGACGCCCTGGCGGCGGCGATCCTGGCGGGCGGCGACCGCCTGCACCGGCGCTAG
- a CDS encoding AMP-binding protein, with product MREFTSPPLTSAPPVGGLADVVFRRAQDDPLHIALGRKDETGTWRDVTSAEFRDEVLALAKGLLAQGVRFGDRVAIMSRTRYEWTLFDFALWTIGAQVVPMYPTSSAEQCFWMLYDAEVSAAIVEHEDHAMTIATVIDRLPQLRRLWQLDAGAVQELYDAGAHIDDEVVHRHREAVTPDSTATIIYTSGTTGRPKGCVLSHGNFMFEADTVVERWEPVFHSKRGDEASTLLFLPLAHVFGRMVEVAAIRHGVRFGHQPQLNAAALLPDLQAFRPTFILAVPYIFEKVFNAARRKAEKEGRDGPFEKAVEIAVKYADAVEAKAWGTGPGPSAGLRMQHQLFDKLVYSKVRAAMGGRIRNAMSGGSAMDRRLGLFFAGAGVQVYEGYGLTESTAAATANPPEKTRYGTVGRPIPGVTVHIADDGEVWLHGSNVFQGYLNNQKATDETLHDGWLATGDLGSLDEDGYLTITGRKKEILVTSGGKSVAPGLLEERVRDHPLVSQCILVGNDRPYIAALVTLDQEAVEHWLQMRDKPKMTPAQLVRDADLETEVRRAVVAANTLVSQAESIRTFRILAQPFTEEHGLLTPSLKLKRKAIENAYANEVEALYQA from the coding sequence TTGCGCGAGTTCACCAGCCCTCCGTTGACGTCGGCACCGCCGGTGGGCGGACTGGCCGACGTCGTCTTCCGGCGTGCCCAGGACGACCCGCTGCACATCGCGCTGGGCCGCAAGGACGAGACGGGGACGTGGCGGGACGTGACCTCCGCCGAGTTCCGTGACGAGGTCCTCGCCCTGGCCAAGGGCCTGCTCGCCCAGGGTGTCCGCTTCGGCGACCGGGTCGCCATCATGTCCCGTACCCGCTACGAGTGGACGCTGTTCGACTTCGCACTGTGGACGATCGGCGCCCAGGTGGTGCCGATGTATCCGACCTCCTCCGCGGAACAGTGTTTCTGGATGCTGTACGACGCGGAGGTGTCGGCCGCGATCGTGGAGCACGAGGACCACGCGATGACGATCGCCACCGTCATCGACCGGCTCCCGCAGCTGCGTCGGCTGTGGCAGCTGGACGCGGGCGCCGTGCAGGAGCTGTACGACGCCGGAGCGCACATCGACGACGAGGTGGTGCACCGCCACCGGGAGGCGGTCACCCCCGACTCGACCGCGACGATCATCTACACCTCGGGGACCACCGGCCGCCCCAAGGGCTGTGTCCTGTCGCACGGCAACTTCATGTTCGAGGCGGACACGGTCGTCGAGCGCTGGGAGCCGGTGTTCCACTCCAAGAGGGGCGACGAGGCGTCGACCCTGCTGTTCCTGCCGCTCGCGCACGTCTTCGGGCGGATGGTGGAAGTGGCCGCGATCCGCCACGGCGTCCGCTTCGGTCACCAGCCACAGCTGAATGCCGCCGCCCTGCTGCCCGATCTGCAGGCCTTCCGGCCGACGTTCATCCTTGCGGTGCCGTACATCTTCGAGAAGGTGTTCAACGCGGCTCGCCGGAAGGCGGAGAAGGAGGGCCGGGACGGGCCGTTCGAAAAGGCCGTCGAGATCGCCGTGAAGTACGCGGACGCGGTGGAGGCCAAGGCGTGGGGCACCGGCCCCGGCCCCTCGGCGGGCCTGCGCATGCAGCACCAGCTCTTCGACAAACTCGTGTACTCCAAGGTGCGCGCGGCCATGGGCGGCCGTATACGGAATGCGATGTCCGGCGGTTCGGCGATGGACCGGCGGCTCGGGCTGTTCTTCGCGGGCGCCGGTGTGCAGGTCTACGAGGGCTACGGCCTGACCGAGTCCACCGCGGCCGCCACCGCCAATCCGCCCGAGAAGACCCGCTACGGCACCGTCGGCAGGCCCATCCCGGGGGTGACCGTGCACATCGCCGACGACGGGGAGGTCTGGCTGCACGGCAGCAACGTCTTCCAGGGATATCTCAACAACCAGAAGGCCACCGACGAGACCCTGCACGACGGCTGGCTGGCCACGGGCGACCTGGGCTCCCTCGACGAGGACGGCTACCTCACCATCACCGGGCGGAAGAAGGAGATCCTGGTGACGTCCGGCGGCAAGAGCGTGGCGCCGGGCCTGCTGGAGGAGCGGGTCCGCGACCACCCGCTGGTGTCCCAGTGCATCCTCGTGGGCAACGACCGCCCGTACATCGCCGCCCTGGTGACGCTCGACCAGGAGGCCGTCGAGCACTGGCTGCAGATGCGCGACAAGCCGAAGATGACTCCCGCCCAACTGGTGCGCGACGCCGACCTGGAGACCGAGGTGCGGCGCGCGGTGGTCGCCGCCAACACCCTGGTCTCCCAGGCCGAGTCGATCCGCACCTTCCGCATCCTCGCCCAGCCGTTCACCGAGGAGCACGGCCTGCTGACGCCGTCCTTGAAGCTGAAGCGCAAGGCCATCGAGAACGCGTACGCGAATGAGGTGGAGGCGCTGTACCAGGCATGA
- a CDS encoding aldo/keto reductase, with translation MSSKVPPIILNNGVEMPQLGFGVWQVPDGEAERAVATALEAGYRSIDTAAIYGNEEGTGKAVAASGIPREDVFVTTKLWNSDQGYDATLRAFDASLDKLGLEYVDLYLIHWPTPARDKYVDTYKAFEKLHADGRIRAIGTSNFLPEHLERLIAETSVVPAVNQIELHPHLQQRAAREYHAEQGIATEAWSPLGQGKGLLEVPAIVAIAQKHQRTPAQVVLRWHLQLGNVVIPKSVTPSRIQENIQVFDFSLDDEDLAAISALNEDRRLGPDPATFQMG, from the coding sequence GTGAGCAGCAAGGTCCCCCCGATCATCCTCAACAACGGCGTCGAGATGCCCCAGCTGGGCTTCGGCGTCTGGCAGGTGCCGGACGGCGAAGCGGAGCGGGCCGTCGCCACCGCGCTGGAGGCCGGGTACCGCAGCATCGACACAGCGGCGATCTACGGCAACGAAGAGGGCACCGGCAAGGCCGTCGCCGCCTCCGGCATCCCCCGTGAGGACGTCTTCGTCACCACCAAGCTCTGGAACAGCGACCAGGGGTACGACGCCACGCTGCGCGCCTTCGACGCGTCGCTGGACAAGCTCGGCCTGGAGTACGTGGACCTGTACCTGATCCACTGGCCGACACCGGCCCGGGACAAGTACGTCGACACGTACAAGGCGTTCGAGAAGCTCCACGCCGACGGCCGTATCCGCGCGATCGGCACGTCCAACTTCCTTCCGGAACACCTCGAGCGCCTGATCGCCGAGACCTCGGTGGTCCCGGCGGTCAACCAGATCGAGCTGCATCCGCACCTGCAGCAGCGTGCCGCCCGTGAGTACCACGCGGAACAGGGCATCGCCACCGAGGCCTGGTCGCCGCTCGGACAGGGCAAGGGCCTGCTGGAGGTCCCGGCGATCGTCGCTATCGCGCAGAAGCACCAGCGCACGCCTGCCCAGGTCGTGCTGCGCTGGCACCTGCAGCTCGGCAACGTCGTGATCCCGAAGTCGGTGACTCCCTCTCGCATCCAGGAGAACATCCAGGTCTTCGACTTCTCCCTGGACGACGAGGACCTCGCCGCGATCAGCGCGCTCAACGAGGACCGGCGGCTGGGGCCGGACCCGGCGACGTTCCAGATGGGCTGA
- a CDS encoding class I SAM-dependent methyltransferase translates to MAQEHPGRHRPHGHDRGHHHDRDRTNHDDPHSHQGHHGNTHIDWAVMAPQLESQAELFMPLYERVMAWLGKEVTEPGLIVDTGSGPGVISCLFAEYFPGARVVAVDGSEPLLERARARAARLGLGDRFATVAGELPDVLRELDYPADLLWAGNSLHHLGDQRAALAAFASRLAPGGTLALLEGGLPARFLPRDIGIGRPGLQARLDAVEADWFTRMRQELPGSVAETEDWPALLAAAGLKPTRTRSFLLDLPAPVPERARAYVAASLGRLREVSEDDLDAEDRATLDRLLDPADPASVHRRGDLFVLKAHTVYTAVRTS, encoded by the coding sequence ATGGCGCAGGAGCACCCGGGCCGGCACCGACCGCACGGCCACGACCGCGGCCACCACCACGACCGCGACCGCACCAACCACGACGACCCGCACAGTCACCAAGGACACCACGGGAACACCCACATCGACTGGGCCGTGATGGCGCCGCAGCTGGAGTCCCAGGCGGAGCTGTTCATGCCCCTGTACGAGCGGGTCATGGCCTGGCTGGGGAAGGAGGTGACCGAGCCCGGTCTGATCGTCGACACGGGCAGCGGACCGGGGGTCATCTCCTGTCTGTTCGCCGAGTACTTCCCGGGTGCCCGGGTCGTCGCGGTCGACGGCAGCGAGCCGCTCCTCGAACGGGCCCGCGCCCGCGCCGCCCGGCTCGGCCTCGGCGACCGATTCGCCACCGTGGCCGGTGAACTGCCCGACGTACTGAGGGAGTTGGACTACCCGGCCGACCTGCTGTGGGCCGGCAACAGCCTGCACCACCTGGGCGATCAGCGGGCGGCTCTCGCCGCGTTCGCCTCGCGGCTCGCACCCGGCGGCACCCTCGCCCTGCTGGAGGGCGGTCTGCCCGCCCGCTTCCTGCCCCGGGACATCGGCATCGGCCGTCCGGGCCTGCAGGCGCGGCTCGACGCGGTCGAGGCGGACTGGTTCACGCGCATGAGGCAGGAGCTTCCGGGCTCCGTCGCCGAGACGGAGGACTGGCCGGCACTCCTGGCCGCCGCCGGCCTGAAGCCCACCCGCACCCGGAGTTTCCTGCTGGACCTGCCCGCGCCCGTCCCGGAGCGCGCCCGCGCCTACGTCGCCGCCTCCCTGGGCCGGCTGCGCGAAGTGAGCGAGGACGACCTCGACGCGGAGGACCGTGCCACCCTGGACCGGCTGCTGGATCCCGCGGACCCCGCGAGTGTGCACCGCAGGGGTGACCTGTTCGTGCTGAAGGCGCATACCGTCTACACGGCCGTCCGGACCTCCTGA
- a CDS encoding glycoside hydrolase family 6 protein, whose translation MSRTRTAILAALTLVAGGTATALTTVPASAGAATVPCTVDYKVQNQWDTGFTAAVTVTNNSAAKSSWSVKWTYAGNQKITNGWNAKISQSGAAVTAANETYNGTLANGGSVSFGFQGTYSGTNAIPGTFTLDGVTCNVDDGGSGGGGGGGGGGGGTGSGGRVDNPYAGAKVYVNPEWSAHAAAEPGGSRIANQPTAVWLDRIATINGVNGGMGLRDHLNAALKQKGSGDLVVQLVIYDLPGRDCAALASNGEIGADDLAKYETQYIDPIASILSDPAYASLRIANVIEPDSLPNLVTNGGGTNTSTAACETMKTNGNYEKGVSYALHKLGAIPNVYNYVDAGHHGWLGWDTNLGPSVQEFYKVATTNGASVNDVAGFIVNTANYSPTTEPYFKVSDTVNGTTVRQSKWVDWNQYVDEQSYALGLRDKLVAAGFDSGLGMLIDTSRNGWGGSARPAGPGPLTSVDAYVNGSRIDRRIHVGNWCNQSGAGLGARPTAAPAAGIDAYVWVKPPGESDGSSSAIPNDEGKGFDQMCDPTYGGNARNGNNPSGALPNAPLAGHWFSAEFQQLMQNAYPPLS comes from the coding sequence ATGAGCCGTACCAGAACAGCGATACTCGCCGCCCTGACCCTGGTGGCCGGCGGAACGGCGACGGCGCTCACCACCGTCCCCGCCAGCGCCGGCGCCGCCACCGTCCCGTGCACCGTCGACTACAAGGTGCAGAACCAGTGGGACACCGGCTTCACCGCAGCCGTCACCGTCACCAACAACAGTGCGGCCAAGTCGAGTTGGTCGGTGAAGTGGACGTACGCCGGCAACCAGAAGATCACCAACGGCTGGAACGCCAAGATCAGCCAGAGCGGTGCCGCCGTCACCGCCGCCAACGAGACCTACAACGGCACCCTGGCGAACGGCGGTTCCGTCAGTTTCGGCTTCCAGGGCACCTACAGCGGCACCAACGCGATCCCCGGCACCTTCACCCTCGACGGCGTGACCTGCAACGTCGATGACGGAGGAAGCGGTGGTGGCGGCGGCGGTGGCGGTGGTGGCGGTGGCACCGGCTCGGGCGGGCGGGTCGACAACCCGTACGCCGGGGCCAAGGTGTACGTCAACCCCGAGTGGTCCGCGCACGCCGCAGCGGAGCCGGGCGGCAGTCGTATCGCCAACCAGCCCACCGCGGTCTGGCTCGACCGGATCGCCACCATCAACGGCGTGAACGGCGGTATGGGCCTGCGTGACCACCTGAACGCGGCCCTGAAACAGAAGGGTTCGGGCGACCTGGTCGTCCAGCTGGTCATCTACGATCTCCCCGGCCGCGACTGCGCCGCCCTCGCCTCCAACGGTGAAATCGGCGCCGACGACCTCGCCAAGTACGAGACCCAGTACATCGACCCCATCGCCTCGATCCTGTCCGACCCGGCCTACGCCTCCCTGAGAATCGCCAACGTCATCGAACCCGACTCGCTTCCCAACCTGGTCACCAACGGCGGGGGAACCAACACCAGCACCGCCGCGTGCGAGACCATGAAGACCAACGGCAACTACGAGAAGGGCGTCTCCTACGCCCTGCACAAGCTCGGCGCGATCCCCAACGTCTACAACTACGTGGACGCCGGTCACCACGGCTGGCTCGGCTGGGACACCAACCTCGGACCCTCCGTCCAGGAGTTCTACAAGGTGGCCACCACCAACGGCGCGAGCGTGAACGACGTGGCCGGCTTCATCGTCAACACGGCCAACTACAGCCCCACCACGGAGCCGTACTTCAAGGTGAGCGACACCGTGAACGGTACGACCGTGCGCCAGTCGAAGTGGGTGGACTGGAACCAGTACGTGGATGAGCAGTCCTACGCCCTCGGGCTGCGCGACAAGCTCGTCGCGGCCGGCTTCGACTCCGGCCTCGGCATGCTGATCGACACCTCCCGCAACGGCTGGGGCGGCAGCGCCCGGCCCGCCGGCCCCGGCCCGCTGACCTCCGTCGACGCCTACGTCAACGGCAGCCGTATCGACCGGCGCATCCATGTCGGCAACTGGTGCAACCAGAGCGGCGCCGGCCTCGGCGCACGGCCCACCGCGGCTCCGGCCGCCGGTATCGACGCCTATGTATGGGTCAAGCCGCCGGGGGAGTCGGACGGCTCCAGCAGCGCCATTCCCAACGACGAGGGCAAGGGCTTCGACCAGATGTGCGACCCGACGTACGGGGGCAACGCCCGCAACGGCAACAACCCCTCCGGCGCCCTGCCGAACGCTCCGCTGGCCGGGCACTGGTTCTCGGCCGAGTTCCAGCAGCTGATGCAGAACGCCTACCCGCCGCTGTCGTGA
- a CDS encoding cellulase family glycosylhydrolase, translating to MRHPPRSVLLAVAGAAALLGSVVVPVVTAQGATPACTVDYSVTSQWATGFQGAVRITNNQAALSSWTLTFDLAGGQKVTQGWNAKWSQSGTTVTAANESWNGSLGTGASVSAGFLASWAGSNAVPATFKLNGTTCNADSEPPPPPTSPPPSQGGGTAPALHVLGNKLVDASGRNRRLLGVNRSGGEFMCVQGRGIFDGPVDDAAIKAIADWKANAIRIPVNEECWLGLSNVETEYAGSNYISAVKDLVARVEAHGMTPIVDLHWTYGQYTGNSAGCSDVHATCQKPMPDAQYTPSFWSSVASTFKNDQAVAFDLFNEPYPDRATSTTAQAWQCWRDGGTCPGIGYAVAGMQDLVDAIRSTGAKNVILVGGLAYSNDLSQWLTYKPTDPTGNLVAAYHVYNFNTCASESCWNSTIAPVAAQVPLVAGEIGENTCSHGFVDRAMKWFDDHDLSYLGWTWNTWDCSSGPSLISDYDGTPTAYGTGLRDHLRALNP from the coding sequence ATGCGACACCCTCCGCGTTCAGTACTTTTAGCCGTCGCCGGTGCGGCCGCGCTCCTCGGGAGCGTCGTCGTGCCGGTCGTCACGGCGCAGGGAGCCACGCCCGCCTGTACGGTCGACTACTCCGTCACCAGCCAGTGGGCGACCGGCTTCCAGGGTGCCGTCAGGATCACCAACAACCAGGCGGCGCTGAGCAGCTGGACCCTCACCTTCGACCTGGCCGGCGGCCAGAAGGTCACCCAGGGCTGGAACGCCAAGTGGTCCCAGTCCGGCACGACGGTGACCGCGGCCAACGAGAGCTGGAACGGCTCGCTCGGCACCGGCGCGAGTGTCAGCGCCGGCTTCCTCGCCTCCTGGGCGGGCAGCAACGCCGTGCCGGCGACGTTCAAGCTCAACGGGACCACCTGCAACGCCGACTCCGAGCCCCCGCCGCCGCCGACCTCGCCCCCGCCCTCGCAGGGCGGCGGCACCGCACCGGCCCTGCACGTCCTGGGCAACAAGCTCGTCGACGCCTCCGGCCGCAACCGCCGGCTCCTGGGGGTGAACCGGTCCGGCGGGGAGTTCATGTGCGTCCAGGGCCGGGGCATCTTCGACGGTCCCGTCGACGACGCGGCGATCAAGGCCATCGCCGACTGGAAGGCCAACGCCATTCGCATCCCCGTCAACGAGGAGTGCTGGCTCGGCCTGTCCAACGTCGAAACCGAGTACGCGGGCAGCAACTACATCAGCGCCGTCAAGGACCTGGTGGCCCGTGTCGAGGCGCACGGCATGACACCGATCGTCGATCTGCACTGGACGTACGGCCAGTACACCGGCAACTCGGCGGGCTGCTCCGACGTGCACGCCACCTGCCAGAAGCCGATGCCCGACGCCCAGTACACCCCGTCGTTCTGGTCGTCGGTCGCCAGCACCTTCAAGAACGACCAGGCCGTCGCCTTCGACCTCTTCAACGAGCCGTATCCGGACCGGGCGACGTCGACCACCGCCCAGGCCTGGCAGTGCTGGCGCGACGGCGGCACCTGCCCCGGTATCGGGTATGCGGTCGCCGGTATGCAAGATCTCGTCGACGCCATACGGTCCACCGGCGCCAAGAACGTGATCCTCGTCGGCGGGCTCGCGTACTCCAACGACCTCAGCCAGTGGCTGACGTACAAGCCGACCGACCCCACCGGCAATCTCGTCGCCGCCTACCACGTCTACAACTTCAACACCTGCGCCAGTGAGAGCTGCTGGAACTCCACGATCGCCCCGGTGGCCGCCCAGGTGCCCCTGGTGGCCGGGGAGATCGGTGAGAACACCTGCTCCCACGGCTTCGTCGACCGGGCCATGAAGTGGTTCGACGACCATGACCTGTCCTACCTCGGCTGGACCTGGAACACCTGGGACTGCTCCTCGGGCCCGTCCCTGATCTCCGACTACGACGGTACGCCCACGGCGTACGGCACCGGGCTGCGCGACCACCTGCGCGCCCTCAATCCGTAA